In Excalfactoria chinensis isolate bCotChi1 chromosome 5, bCotChi1.hap2, whole genome shotgun sequence, a single genomic region encodes these proteins:
- the NKX2-1 gene encoding homeobox protein Nkx-2.1 isoform X1, which translates to MLHALSSWRSNWACTAEGRRIMSMSPKHTTPFSVSDILSPLEESYKKVGMEGSNLGAPLSAYRQSQVSQPAMQQHPMGHNGTVTAAYHMTAAGVPQLSHATMGGYCNGNLGNMSELPPYQDTMRNSASATGWYGTNPDPRFSSISRFMAPSSGMNMGGMGGLSSLGDVSKSMAPLQSTPRRKRRVLFSQAQVYELERRFKQQKYLSAPEREHLASMIHLTPTQVKIWFQNHRYKMKRQAKDKAAQQQMQQENGSCQQQQSPRRVAVPVLVKDGKPCQAGSNTPTAAIQSHPQQAATTITVATNGNSLGQHQSHQTNSAGQSPDMGQHSASPSSLQSQVSSLSHLNSSTSDYGTAMSCSTLLYGRTW; encoded by the exons ATGCTCCACGCcctgagcagctggaggagcaacTGGGCGTGCACTGCGGAGGG ccGCCGAATCATGTCGATGAGCCCAAAGCATACGACTCCTTTCTCAGTGTCTGACATCTTGAGTCCTTTGGAGGAAAGCTACAAGAAAGTGGGCATGGAGGGCAGTAACTTGGGGGCTCCCTTATCAGCCTACAGACAGTCTCAGGTTTCGCAGCCGGCCATGCAGCAACACCCCATGGGCCACAACGGAACGGTGACTGCCGCCTACCATATGACAGCGGCAGGGGTCCCCCAGCTCTCCCACGCTACTATGGGGGGCTACTGCAATGGGAACCTGGGCAACATGAGCGAGCTCCCGCCTTACCAGGACACCATGCGGAACAGCGCTTCAGCGACAGGATGGTACGGCACCAACCCGGACCCCCGCTTCTCTTCAA TCTCCCGCTTCATGGCGCCGTCATCGGGCATGAACATGGGCGGCATGGGCGGCCTGAGCTCCCTGGGGGACGTGAGCAAGAGCATGGCCCCGCTGCAGAGCACGCCGCGGAGGAAACGGAGGGTCCTGTTTTCCCAGGCCCAAGTTTACGAGCTGGAGAGACGtttcaagcagcagaaatacctCTCCGCCCCCGAGAGGGAACATTTAGCCAGCATGATACACCTCACCCCGACTCAGGTCAAAATATGGTTCCAGAACCACCGTTACAAGATGAAGCGGCAGGCCAAAGACaaggctgcacagcagcagatgcaACAGGAGAACggctcctgccagcagcagcagtcccCCAGGAGGGTGGCGGTGCCGGTGCTGGTGAAGGATGGCAAGCCCTGCCAGGCGGGCTCCAACACCCCCACCGCAGCCATCCAGAGCCACCCGCAGCAGGCGGCCACGACCATCACGGTAGCTACCAATGGCAACAGCCTCGGACAGCATCAGAGCCATCAGACAAACAGTGCGGGGCAGTCTCCCGACATGGGACAGCACTCGGCCAGcccttcctccctgcagagccAAGTCTCCAGTTTGTCTCACCTGAACTCTTCCACTTCTGACTATGGCACTGCCATGTCCTGCTCCACCTTACTATACGGTAGGACCTGGTGA
- the NKX2-1 gene encoding homeobox protein Nkx-2.1 isoform X2: MSMSPKHTTPFSVSDILSPLEESYKKVGMEGSNLGAPLSAYRQSQVSQPAMQQHPMGHNGTVTAAYHMTAAGVPQLSHATMGGYCNGNLGNMSELPPYQDTMRNSASATGWYGTNPDPRFSSISRFMAPSSGMNMGGMGGLSSLGDVSKSMAPLQSTPRRKRRVLFSQAQVYELERRFKQQKYLSAPEREHLASMIHLTPTQVKIWFQNHRYKMKRQAKDKAAQQQMQQENGSCQQQQSPRRVAVPVLVKDGKPCQAGSNTPTAAIQSHPQQAATTITVATNGNSLGQHQSHQTNSAGQSPDMGQHSASPSSLQSQVSSLSHLNSSTSDYGTAMSCSTLLYGRTW, from the exons ATGTCGATGAGCCCAAAGCATACGACTCCTTTCTCAGTGTCTGACATCTTGAGTCCTTTGGAGGAAAGCTACAAGAAAGTGGGCATGGAGGGCAGTAACTTGGGGGCTCCCTTATCAGCCTACAGACAGTCTCAGGTTTCGCAGCCGGCCATGCAGCAACACCCCATGGGCCACAACGGAACGGTGACTGCCGCCTACCATATGACAGCGGCAGGGGTCCCCCAGCTCTCCCACGCTACTATGGGGGGCTACTGCAATGGGAACCTGGGCAACATGAGCGAGCTCCCGCCTTACCAGGACACCATGCGGAACAGCGCTTCAGCGACAGGATGGTACGGCACCAACCCGGACCCCCGCTTCTCTTCAA TCTCCCGCTTCATGGCGCCGTCATCGGGCATGAACATGGGCGGCATGGGCGGCCTGAGCTCCCTGGGGGACGTGAGCAAGAGCATGGCCCCGCTGCAGAGCACGCCGCGGAGGAAACGGAGGGTCCTGTTTTCCCAGGCCCAAGTTTACGAGCTGGAGAGACGtttcaagcagcagaaatacctCTCCGCCCCCGAGAGGGAACATTTAGCCAGCATGATACACCTCACCCCGACTCAGGTCAAAATATGGTTCCAGAACCACCGTTACAAGATGAAGCGGCAGGCCAAAGACaaggctgcacagcagcagatgcaACAGGAGAACggctcctgccagcagcagcagtcccCCAGGAGGGTGGCGGTGCCGGTGCTGGTGAAGGATGGCAAGCCCTGCCAGGCGGGCTCCAACACCCCCACCGCAGCCATCCAGAGCCACCCGCAGCAGGCGGCCACGACCATCACGGTAGCTACCAATGGCAACAGCCTCGGACAGCATCAGAGCCATCAGACAAACAGTGCGGGGCAGTCTCCCGACATGGGACAGCACTCGGCCAGcccttcctccctgcagagccAAGTCTCCAGTTTGTCTCACCTGAACTCTTCCACTTCTGACTATGGCACTGCCATGTCCTGCTCCACCTTACTATACGGTAGGACCTGGTGA